One segment of Stenotrophomonas sp. SAU14A_NAIMI4_8 DNA contains the following:
- the accC gene encoding acetyl-CoA carboxylase biotin carboxylase subunit, with the protein MLDKVVIANRGEIALRILRACHTLGIRTVAVHSTVDRNLKHVAMADESVCIGPAPSPQSYLNIPALIAAAEVTDAQAIHPGYGFLSENADFAERVEESGFIFIGPKADTIRMMGDKVEAIRAMKSAGVPCVPGSGGPLGEDIVANTKIAREIGYPVIIKAAGGGGGRGMRVVHAEASLKTSIETTKSEAKAAFGNGEVYMEKFLENPRHVEIQVLADGQGNAIHLGERDCSMQRRHQKVVEEAPAPGITAEQREQIGKVCVEACIRIGYRGAGTFEFLYEDGRFYFIEMNTRIQVEHPVTEMVTGIDLVAEQLKIAAGQKLSIKQSDVVLTGHAIECRINAEDAETFVPSPGTITGFHPPGGPGVRVDTHIYSGYRVPSNYDSMIGKLIVHGPDRETAIARMRVALSEMVVDGIKTNVALQQRIMRDKGFQAGGQNIHYLEKRLAERKNKPIALT; encoded by the coding sequence ATGCTCGACAAAGTCGTCATTGCCAACCGAGGGGAGATCGCGCTGCGCATCCTGCGCGCGTGCCACACCCTGGGCATCCGCACGGTGGCCGTGCATTCCACGGTCGACCGCAACCTCAAGCACGTGGCCATGGCCGACGAGTCGGTCTGCATCGGCCCGGCGCCGTCGCCGCAGAGCTACCTCAACATTCCGGCACTGATCGCCGCCGCTGAAGTCACCGACGCCCAGGCCATCCATCCGGGCTACGGCTTCCTGTCGGAAAACGCCGATTTCGCCGAGCGCGTAGAAGAGTCCGGTTTCATCTTCATCGGCCCCAAGGCCGACACCATCCGCATGATGGGTGACAAGGTCGAAGCGATCCGCGCGATGAAGTCCGCCGGCGTGCCGTGCGTGCCCGGCTCGGGCGGCCCGCTGGGCGAAGACATCGTGGCCAACACCAAGATCGCCCGCGAGATCGGCTACCCGGTCATCATCAAGGCGGCCGGTGGCGGCGGTGGCCGCGGCATGCGCGTGGTGCATGCCGAAGCCTCGCTGAAGACCTCGATCGAAACCACCAAGAGCGAGGCCAAGGCCGCGTTCGGCAATGGCGAGGTCTACATGGAGAAGTTCCTGGAGAATCCGCGCCACGTGGAAATCCAGGTACTGGCCGACGGCCAGGGCAACGCCATCCACCTGGGTGAGCGCGACTGCTCGATGCAGCGCCGCCACCAGAAGGTGGTGGAAGAAGCCCCGGCACCGGGCATCACCGCCGAGCAGCGCGAGCAGATCGGCAAGGTGTGCGTGGAAGCCTGCATCCGCATCGGCTACCGCGGCGCCGGCACGTTCGAGTTCCTGTACGAGGACGGCCGCTTCTACTTCATCGAAATGAACACCCGCATCCAGGTGGAACATCCGGTGACCGAGATGGTGACCGGCATCGACCTGGTGGCCGAGCAGCTGAAGATCGCCGCGGGCCAGAAGCTGTCGATCAAGCAGAGCGACGTGGTGCTGACCGGCCACGCCATCGAATGCCGCATCAACGCCGAAGATGCTGAAACCTTCGTGCCGAGCCCGGGCACCATCACCGGCTTTCATCCGCCGGGCGGCCCCGGCGTGCGCGTGGACACCCACATCTACAGTGGCTACCGCGTGCCGTCGAACTACGACTCGATGATCGGCAAGCTGATCGTGCACGGCCCGGACCGCGAAACCGCCATCGCCCGCATGCGGGTGGCGCTGAGCGAAATGGTGGTGGACGGCATCAAGACCAACGTGGCGCTGCAGCAGCGCATCATGCGTGACAAGGGCTTCCAGGCCGGTGGGCAGAACATCCACTACCTGGAAAAGCGCCTGGCCGAACGCAAGAACAAGCCGATCGCATTGACCTGA
- a CDS encoding SDR family oxidoreductase produces MKTSPIALVTGASTGIGAVYADRFARRGHALVLVARDAQRLAALAERLRTEHGCAVEVLTADLTAADDLARVEARLQRGDIDVLVNNAGMSLKGGLIDNTPQALEQIIALNVSAPTRLCAAAGRAFLAQGRGTIINLSSVLALAPEMFEGVYSGTKAYLLNLSQALAAQWEPQGLRVQAVLPGATRTELWEKAGRDVDSFPPGFLMETGDMVDAALVGLDLGETVTLPPLPDDAQFAALQAARLAMAPNLSRSEVPARYRR; encoded by the coding sequence ATGAAAACCTCCCCCATCGCGCTGGTGACCGGCGCTTCCACCGGCATTGGTGCCGTGTACGCCGATCGCTTCGCCCGCCGTGGCCATGCGCTGGTGCTGGTAGCGCGCGATGCCCAGCGCCTTGCCGCGCTGGCCGAGCGCCTGCGCACCGAGCATGGTTGTGCCGTGGAAGTGCTTACCGCCGACCTGACCGCCGCTGATGATCTGGCGCGCGTGGAAGCGCGCCTACAGCGTGGCGATATCGACGTACTGGTGAACAACGCCGGCATGTCGCTGAAAGGCGGATTGATCGACAACACGCCGCAGGCGCTGGAGCAGATCATCGCCCTGAACGTCTCCGCGCCAACCCGCCTGTGTGCCGCCGCCGGCCGCGCCTTCCTGGCACAGGGCCGCGGCACGATCATCAACCTGTCGTCGGTGCTGGCCCTGGCGCCAGAGATGTTCGAAGGCGTGTACAGCGGTACCAAGGCCTACCTGCTGAACCTGAGCCAGGCGCTGGCAGCACAGTGGGAACCGCAGGGGCTGCGGGTGCAAGCGGTGCTGCCGGGCGCCACCCGCACCGAGCTCTGGGAAAAGGCCGGGCGCGATGTCGACAGCTTCCCGCCGGGCTTCCTGATGGAAACCGGCGACATGGTGGATGCCGCGCTAGTGGGCCTGGATCTGGGGGAGACCGTCACCCTGCCCCCGCTGCCGGATGACGCGCAGTTCGCCGCCCTGCAGGCGGCACGGTTGGCCATGGCCCCCAACCTGTCACGCAGCGAAGTACCCGCCCGCTACCGCCGCTAG
- the prmA gene encoding 50S ribosomal protein L11 methyltransferase — MPFLELTLRCTEATQPRYENALEDVGALAVTLLDAEADTSNEQAILEPGVGETPLWDTLVLSALFPADSNALLLLAALEAFDPDLDWSGGSFRAVEDEDWERAWLDQFQPMDFGSRTWIVPWNHDLPEAAQAADAAVVRLDPGLAFGSGTHPTTALCLRWLDQLAVDGQLQGQRVLDFGCGSGILALAALKLGAAEAIGVDNDPQALVATADNAERNGEQARMHVYLPQDEPVATYPIVVANILASALDALAELLAARVAAGGRIALSGILHGQEGELLQRYAAWFDELQATQDGDWMRITGVRRA; from the coding sequence ATGCCGTTCCTGGAACTGACCCTGCGCTGCACCGAAGCCACCCAGCCCCGCTATGAAAACGCGCTGGAGGACGTGGGCGCGCTGGCCGTCACCCTGCTTGATGCCGAAGCCGACACCAGCAACGAGCAGGCCATCCTCGAACCGGGCGTGGGCGAAACCCCGCTGTGGGACACCCTGGTACTGAGCGCGCTGTTCCCGGCCGACAGCAATGCGCTGTTGCTGCTGGCGGCGCTGGAAGCGTTCGACCCGGACCTGGACTGGAGCGGCGGCAGCTTCCGCGCCGTGGAAGACGAAGACTGGGAACGCGCCTGGCTGGACCAGTTCCAGCCGATGGATTTCGGCAGCCGCACCTGGATCGTGCCGTGGAACCACGACCTGCCGGAGGCCGCGCAGGCCGCCGATGCCGCCGTCGTGCGCCTGGACCCGGGCCTGGCCTTCGGCTCGGGCACCCACCCGACCACCGCGCTGTGCCTGCGCTGGCTGGACCAGCTGGCCGTGGACGGCCAGCTGCAGGGCCAGCGCGTGCTCGACTTCGGCTGTGGCTCGGGCATCCTGGCCCTGGCGGCACTGAAGCTGGGCGCGGCCGAAGCGATCGGCGTGGACAACGACCCGCAGGCGCTCGTGGCCACCGCCGACAACGCCGAGCGCAATGGCGAGCAGGCGCGCATGCACGTCTATCTGCCGCAGGACGAACCGGTGGCGACCTATCCCATCGTGGTCGCCAACATCCTGGCCTCGGCGCTGGACGCACTGGCCGAACTGCTGGCCGCACGCGTGGCCGCCGGTGGCCGCATCGCCCTGTCGGGCATCCTGCATGGCCAGGAAGGCGAACTGCTGCAGCGCTATGCCGCCTGGTTCGACGAACTGCAGGCCACCCAGGATGGCGATTGGATGCGCATCACCGGCGTACGCCGCGCCTGA
- the accB gene encoding acetyl-CoA carboxylase biotin carboxyl carrier protein — protein MDLRKIKKLIDLLEESNLAEIEIKEGEESVRLSRAPVAGYAAPVAAPVYAAPAAPAAPAMPMQSPTEASTGGTAKPGPALPEGHVLRSPMVGTFYASAAPDKPAFVTVGQQVKEGETLAIIEAMKMFNPIEADKSGTIVAILGENGQPVEFDQPLFVIG, from the coding sequence ATGGATCTGCGCAAAATCAAGAAGCTGATCGACCTGCTGGAAGAGTCGAACCTGGCTGAAATCGAAATCAAGGAAGGCGAAGAATCCGTGCGCCTGTCGCGCGCCCCGGTGGCCGGCTACGCCGCGCCGGTCGCGGCCCCGGTGTACGCCGCGCCGGCCGCCCCGGCGGCCCCGGCCATGCCGATGCAGTCGCCCACCGAAGCCTCCACTGGCGGCACCGCCAAGCCGGGCCCGGCCCTGCCGGAAGGCCACGTGCTGCGCTCGCCGATGGTCGGCACCTTCTACGCTTCGGCCGCTCCGGACAAGCCGGCCTTCGTCACCGTTGGCCAGCAGGTCAAGGAAGGCGAAACCCTGGCCATCATCGAAGCGATGAAGATGTTCAACCCGATCGAAGCCGACAAGTCCGGCACCATCGTCGCCATCTTGGGCGAGAACGGCCAGCCGGTGGAATTCGACCAGCCGCTGTTCGTGATCGGCTGA
- the aroQ gene encoding type II 3-dehydroquinate dehydratase, with protein MAKLLVLHGPNLNLLGTREPEVYGRTTLADIDQALAAQAGAAGHAVDSLQSNAEHVLVDRVQAARADGTAFILINPAAFTHTSVALRDALAAVAVPFIEIHLSNPHTREPFRQHSYFSDKAVGVVCGFGADSYRYAMDAALLRLSAT; from the coding sequence ATGGCGAAGCTGCTGGTCCTGCACGGCCCCAACCTCAACCTGCTCGGCACGCGCGAGCCGGAGGTCTACGGGCGCACCACGCTGGCCGACATCGACCAGGCCCTGGCTGCCCAGGCGGGCGCCGCCGGCCACGCCGTGGACAGCCTGCAATCCAACGCCGAGCACGTGCTGGTGGACCGCGTACAGGCCGCACGCGCCGACGGAACCGCTTTCATCCTGATCAACCCGGCCGCCTTCACCCACACCTCGGTCGCCCTGCGCGATGCGCTGGCGGCGGTGGCGGTGCCGTTCATCGAAATCCACCTGTCCAACCCGCATACCCGCGAACCGTTCCGCCAGCACAGCTATTTCAGCGACAAGGCGGTGGGCGTGGTGTGCGGCTTCGGCGCCGACAGCTACCGCTACGCGATGGACGCGGCCCTGCTGCGGCTGTCGGCCACCTGA
- a CDS encoding alkaline phosphatase: MTRVLSRRWLRPSLLAMVAALAACQPVARGDAPLAEATRPHNVIVMINDGAGWGTWDAAAYWQYGSRDGAPYAQFPQRLGVTTFPLNASSQPTRDAAQTIGYDPSRAWSATAVPATDLPFEGYQYLAAVATDSAAAGTALSSGVKTYNNAINFSNDGVPVDFNTLRAKRLGMATGVVTSVPFAHATPAAFAAQNESRNSYHAIAHQMLAQGHMDLVMGTGGPGYSVDGKPCVDGLDAVAAEGCQNPWEWVSQQDWQQLEAGTPIAGNPAGAWRLIRSKDEFTALAAGRLPSDRPLIGVPQVANTLQQARQLAVVGRDAATPSGVKKIDSVPDLATMTRGALQFLQQRSPKGLFLMVEGGATDWAAHTSACGTEWHYGACTDQPQFGRLIEETVEFNDAVAAVVEWIERNGGWERNLLIITTDHDNSMPMGPDAQQVAFQPVRNNGRGQLPGMSFRPTGNHSNGLVPLWAKGNGAEALARRVRGIDAGYRQHVGWNDGSYIDNTDVALAVQEALSR; this comes from the coding sequence ATGACCCGAGTTCTTTCGCGGCGCTGGCTGCGCCCGTCGCTGCTGGCCATGGTGGCCGCGCTGGCCGCATGCCAGCCCGTCGCGCGCGGCGACGCGCCGCTGGCCGAGGCCACCCGGCCGCACAACGTGATCGTGATGATCAACGACGGCGCCGGCTGGGGCACCTGGGATGCTGCCGCATACTGGCAGTACGGCAGTCGCGACGGCGCGCCCTACGCGCAGTTCCCGCAGCGCCTGGGCGTGACCACGTTCCCGTTGAACGCCAGCAGCCAGCCCACCCGCGATGCGGCGCAGACCATCGGCTACGACCCATCGCGCGCCTGGAGTGCCACCGCCGTACCCGCCACCGACCTGCCGTTCGAGGGTTACCAGTACCTGGCCGCCGTGGCCACCGACAGCGCAGCGGCCGGCACCGCGCTGTCTTCCGGGGTGAAGACGTACAACAACGCCATCAACTTCAGCAACGACGGCGTGCCGGTGGACTTCAACACACTGCGCGCCAAGCGCCTGGGCATGGCCACCGGCGTGGTCACCTCGGTACCGTTCGCACACGCAACGCCCGCGGCGTTCGCCGCGCAGAACGAGTCGCGCAACAGCTACCACGCCATTGCCCACCAGATGCTGGCGCAGGGCCACATGGATCTGGTGATGGGCACCGGCGGCCCCGGCTACAGCGTGGACGGCAAGCCCTGCGTGGACGGCCTGGATGCGGTCGCCGCCGAGGGCTGCCAGAACCCTTGGGAATGGGTGTCACAGCAGGATTGGCAGCAGCTGGAAGCGGGCACGCCGATTGCAGGCAATCCGGCAGGTGCGTGGCGACTGATCCGCAGCAAGGATGAATTCACCGCGTTGGCCGCAGGCCGCCTGCCCAGTGATCGCCCGCTGATCGGCGTGCCGCAGGTCGCCAACACGCTGCAGCAGGCGCGGCAACTGGCCGTGGTCGGGCGCGATGCGGCCACGCCGTCCGGGGTGAAGAAGATCGACAGCGTGCCTGACCTGGCCACCATGACCCGTGGTGCGTTGCAGTTCCTGCAGCAGCGCTCGCCGAAGGGCCTGTTCCTGATGGTGGAAGGTGGGGCCACCGATTGGGCTGCGCACACCAGCGCCTGCGGCACCGAGTGGCATTACGGCGCCTGCACCGACCAGCCGCAGTTCGGCCGCCTGATCGAGGAAACCGTGGAGTTCAACGATGCGGTCGCCGCGGTGGTCGAGTGGATCGAACGCAATGGCGGCTGGGAACGCAACCTGCTGATCATCACCACCGACCACGACAACAGCATGCCGATGGGCCCGGATGCACAGCAGGTGGCGTTCCAGCCGGTACGCAACAACGGCCGCGGGCAGCTGCCGGGCATGAGTTTCCGCCCCACCGGCAACCATTCCAATGGGCTGGTGCCGCTGTGGGCCAAGGGCAACGGCGCCGAAGCCCTGGCCCGGCGCGTGCGCGGCATCGATGCCGGCTACCGCCAGCACGTGGGCTGGAATGACGGCAGCTACATCGATAACACCGACGTAGCCCTGGCCGTGCAGGAAGCCCTGAGCCGCTGA
- a CDS encoding isocitrate lyase/phosphoenolpyruvate mutase family protein, with protein sequence MTATDAQTQRKRAAFRQLHAQGCFVLPNPWDVGSARYLQRQGFQALATTSAGCAWSEGRPDGAVSLQATLDHLRLMAAATDLPLNADFGDGFGATPEDVDQAVTAALDTGIAALSIEDASGLADAPLRPLDEAVQRLRAARAAIDRAAADVLLVGRAENFFVGVPDLDDTLRRLRAYAAAGADVLYAPGITTVEQIQAVVAAAEGTPVNLLVGGPTPLTLQDIAALGVRRVSLGGALARAAWGGLMQATDPLVREGRFDGLQQAAAGAALNDLFRP encoded by the coding sequence ATGACCGCTACAGACGCCCAGACCCAGCGCAAGCGTGCCGCCTTCCGCCAGCTGCATGCGCAGGGTTGCTTCGTGCTGCCCAACCCGTGGGATGTGGGCAGTGCGCGCTATCTGCAGCGGCAGGGGTTCCAGGCCTTGGCGACCACCAGCGCCGGCTGTGCGTGGAGCGAAGGCCGGCCCGACGGTGCGGTCTCGCTGCAGGCCACACTGGACCATCTGCGGTTGATGGCTGCGGCCACGGATCTGCCGTTGAACGCCGACTTCGGCGATGGTTTCGGCGCCACACCCGAAGACGTGGACCAGGCGGTGACCGCGGCGCTGGACACCGGCATTGCCGCACTGTCGATCGAGGACGCCAGCGGTCTGGCCGATGCACCGTTGCGCCCGCTGGATGAGGCCGTGCAACGCCTGCGCGCCGCGCGTGCGGCCATTGATCGCGCCGCCGCCGATGTGCTGCTGGTGGGGCGCGCAGAGAACTTCTTCGTGGGCGTGCCGGATCTGGACGATACGCTGCGGCGCCTGCGTGCCTACGCGGCGGCCGGTGCCGATGTGCTGTACGCCCCGGGCATCACCACGGTGGAACAGATCCAGGCAGTGGTGGCCGCCGCGGAGGGCACGCCGGTGAACCTGCTGGTGGGTGGGCCGACGCCACTGACGCTGCAGGACATCGCGGCGCTGGGCGTGCGCCGGGTCAGCCTGGGCGGCGCGCTGGCCCGCGCGGCGTGGGGAGGATTGATGCAGGCCACCGATCCGCTTGTGCGCGAGGGCCGCTTCGATGGGCTGCAGCAGGCCGCTGCCGGCGCCGCCCTGAACGACCTGTTCCGGCCGTAG
- a CDS encoding TonB-dependent receptor: MSHASPNRRRSIATLTAAIGLALAAHAHADASADASSARQLDTVVVTATGAQQWIKDAPASISVITREEIERKPVSSIGQLLSTVPGVTGGYALSGAQSKIRLRGLPEQYTLILIDGRRQGSSAGVNYRDDLGPQDLNWLSPDMIERIEVVRGPMSSLYGSDAMGGVINIITRKIADHWGGSATFNYSKPDSDTRGNTTQMGALFSGPLTQNLGVRVGANVTDRESDRGARQTPGNKAENANVQFHWRMNDNHSVGVEASRGTQRNSGAGAVSSWGLSKLVQTGYVLSHDGKYGDASTSKTTLVQNDYEDKGSTVGNHSKETVFDTAFTTGFHWGFEHSLNVGGQWKREELENSDTIGTVPVTWTGSGRISPTSEADSWALFAEDHITLHERFVLTLGLRWDNTENYDDNLSPRIYGVWHPADAWTVRGGISKGFRAPNLKQGTAGAATQSGGNGCRALTVEGWSSTSVNADGTRGCYMAGNPNLEPETSTNYELGLGYDQGGWSASATYFLTNFDDKIEQVPLSQIPGQTTSFVNGYWWTVAQNIQKARTRGVEASVTVPLHERLSWTANATRMLESKNRTTGATLLVVPELTANTSLEWQVTDAWSLNASAQHIGKQLVSATSATFAKAYTTWDLVTGFDVNENLTLRAGVLNVGDVSTIDEGNNYDGGARTFFVGATARF; encoded by the coding sequence ATGTCGCACGCCTCACCGAACCGCCGCCGTTCCATTGCCACCCTGACCGCCGCGATCGGTCTGGCGCTGGCTGCCCACGCCCACGCTGATGCCAGCGCCGATGCCTCCTCGGCACGCCAGCTGGACACCGTGGTGGTCACCGCCACCGGTGCCCAGCAGTGGATCAAGGATGCCCCGGCCAGCATCAGCGTGATCACCCGCGAGGAGATCGAGCGCAAGCCGGTCAGCAGCATCGGCCAACTGCTGAGCACCGTGCCGGGCGTCACCGGCGGCTACGCGCTGTCCGGCGCGCAGTCGAAGATCCGCCTGCGCGGCCTGCCCGAGCAGTACACGCTGATCCTGATCGACGGCCGCCGCCAAGGCAGCTCGGCCGGCGTGAACTACCGCGATGACCTGGGCCCGCAGGATCTGAACTGGCTGTCGCCGGACATGATCGAGCGCATCGAAGTGGTGCGCGGCCCGATGTCCTCGCTGTACGGTTCGGACGCGATGGGCGGTGTGATCAACATCATCACCCGCAAGATCGCCGACCACTGGGGCGGCTCGGCCACCTTCAACTACAGCAAGCCCGATTCGGATACGCGCGGCAACACCACGCAGATGGGCGCGCTGTTCAGTGGCCCGCTCACCCAGAACCTGGGCGTGCGCGTGGGCGCCAACGTGACCGACCGCGAATCGGACCGCGGCGCGCGGCAGACGCCCGGCAACAAGGCGGAAAATGCCAACGTGCAGTTCCATTGGCGGATGAACGACAACCACAGCGTGGGCGTGGAAGCCTCGCGCGGCACCCAGCGCAACAGCGGCGCCGGCGCGGTCAGCAGCTGGGGTCTGTCCAAGCTGGTGCAGACCGGCTACGTGCTCAGCCATGACGGCAAGTACGGCGACGCCAGCACGTCCAAGACCACGCTGGTGCAGAACGATTACGAGGACAAGGGCAGCACGGTGGGCAACCATTCGAAGGAAACTGTCTTCGATACCGCCTTCACCACCGGCTTCCACTGGGGCTTCGAGCACAGCCTGAACGTGGGCGGGCAATGGAAGCGCGAGGAGCTGGAAAACAGCGACACGATCGGTACCGTTCCGGTCACCTGGACCGGCAGCGGCCGCATCAGCCCCACCAGCGAAGCCGATTCGTGGGCGCTGTTCGCCGAAGACCACATCACCCTGCACGAGCGCTTCGTGCTGACCCTGGGCCTGCGCTGGGACAACACTGAAAACTACGACGACAACCTGAGCCCGCGCATCTACGGCGTGTGGCACCCGGCCGATGCGTGGACCGTGCGTGGTGGCATTTCCAAGGGCTTCCGCGCGCCCAACCTGAAGCAGGGCACCGCCGGCGCGGCCACCCAGTCCGGTGGCAACGGCTGCCGCGCGTTGACCGTGGAAGGCTGGAGCAGCACCTCGGTGAATGCCGATGGCACGCGTGGCTGCTACATGGCCGGCAACCCGAACCTGGAACCGGAAACCAGCACCAACTACGAGCTGGGCCTGGGCTATGACCAGGGTGGCTGGTCGGCGTCGGCCACCTACTTCCTGACCAACTTCGACGACAAGATCGAGCAGGTGCCGCTGAGCCAGATTCCCGGCCAGACCACCAGCTTCGTCAACGGCTACTGGTGGACGGTGGCGCAGAACATCCAGAAGGCGCGCACGCGCGGCGTGGAAGCCAGCGTGACCGTGCCGCTGCATGAACGCCTGAGCTGGACCGCCAATGCCACGCGCATGCTGGAATCGAAGAACCGCACCACCGGCGCCACCCTGCTGGTGGTACCGGAACTGACTGCCAACACCTCGCTGGAATGGCAGGTGACCGACGCCTGGTCGCTCAATGCCAGTGCGCAGCACATCGGCAAGCAGCTGGTGTCGGCCACCAGCGCCACCTTCGCCAAGGCCTACACCACGTGGGATCTGGTCACCGGCTTCGACGTGAACGAGAACCTGACCCTGCGTGCCGGCGTGCTGAACGTGGGTGATGTGTCCACCATCGACGAAGGCAACAACTACGACGGCGGCGCACGTACCTTCTTCGTCGGCGCCACCGCGCGGTTCTGA
- a CDS encoding MDR family oxidoreductase, producing MSFRALVAERAADGAVTTTPQDLQDDILHDGNVSVRVEWSNVNYKDAIALAGMQIIQTFPLIPGIDFAGTVEASSDPRFQPGDAVVATGWDLSQAHHGGYAQRARVPGDWLVKLPTALDARAAMAIGTAGLTAMLSLLEVERHGVAPGDGDVLVTGASGGVGSVAVALLSGRGYRVVASTGKPAEAEYLRALGAAEIIDRATLSAQGAPVQAERWAATLDAVGGQTLVNALAQTRYRGIATTCGFVGGRELPGTVLPFILRGVTLAGIDSVRAPAALREQAWQRLAADLDLAKLAATTHEIGLGEVPAFTARMLQGQAKGRTLVDVNR from the coding sequence ATGTCCTTCCGAGCCCTCGTTGCCGAGCGCGCCGCCGATGGCGCCGTCACCACCACCCCGCAGGATCTGCAGGACGACATCCTCCACGACGGCAATGTGTCCGTGCGCGTGGAATGGTCGAATGTGAACTACAAGGATGCGATCGCGCTGGCCGGCATGCAGATCATCCAGACCTTCCCGCTGATTCCCGGAATCGACTTTGCGGGCACGGTGGAAGCGTCGTCGGATCCGCGGTTCCAGCCGGGCGATGCAGTGGTGGCCACCGGCTGGGACCTGAGCCAGGCCCACCATGGTGGCTATGCACAGCGTGCGCGCGTGCCGGGCGACTGGTTGGTGAAGCTGCCTACCGCACTCGACGCGCGCGCCGCCATGGCCATCGGCACCGCCGGCCTGACCGCCATGCTCAGCCTGCTGGAAGTGGAGCGCCATGGGGTCGCACCGGGCGACGGCGATGTGCTGGTCACCGGTGCATCCGGTGGCGTGGGCTCGGTGGCTGTCGCCCTGCTGTCGGGCCGAGGCTACCGGGTGGTGGCGTCCACCGGCAAGCCCGCCGAAGCCGAGTACCTGCGCGCCTTGGGTGCGGCAGAGATCATCGACCGCGCCACCCTGTCCGCACAGGGCGCGCCCGTGCAGGCCGAGCGGTGGGCCGCCACCCTGGATGCGGTGGGCGGACAGACGCTGGTGAACGCACTGGCGCAGACACGCTATCGCGGCATTGCCACCACCTGTGGCTTCGTCGGCGGGCGCGAACTGCCGGGCACGGTGCTGCCATTCATCCTGCGTGGCGTCACCCTGGCCGGCATCGATTCGGTACGTGCGCCGGCGGCGCTGCGCGAACAGGCATGGCAGCGCCTGGCCGCCGATCTGGACCTGGCCAAGCTGGCGGCCACTACCCACGAGATCGGCCTGGGCGAGGTACCGGCCTTCACCGCACGCATGCTGCAGGGCCAGGCCAAGGGCCGCACTCTGGTTGATGTGAACCGCTGA
- a CDS encoding AEC family transporter, whose product MWSVLAIVLPIFALVFAGWVARRSGALGPHSTSELNRFVVYLALPALLFDVVAHAQWRDLWHPGFLLSFGIGTALVFAATVLLRRRGGHALADASIDGLNAAYANTGFMGFPLAAAVLGPTALAPTLVATLLTVCVLFAVAIILIEAGLQREQRLHHLLWKVSRSLARNPLLLAPALGIVPMATGLAVPGPVDAFLKLLGSAAAPCALIALGLFLGERRNVAPGAARSALGLGAAKLLLQPLLVWVLATRVFALPTPLVHAAVLLAALPTGTGPFMLAEFHRREAATTAATVLGTTVLSLLSVTAYLALIR is encoded by the coding sequence ATGTGGTCTGTACTGGCGATCGTGCTGCCCATCTTCGCCCTGGTGTTCGCGGGTTGGGTGGCACGCCGCAGCGGCGCCCTGGGCCCGCACTCCACCAGTGAATTGAACCGGTTCGTTGTCTACCTTGCGCTGCCTGCGCTGCTGTTCGACGTGGTGGCCCACGCGCAGTGGCGCGACCTCTGGCACCCTGGCTTCCTACTCAGCTTCGGCATCGGCACGGCGCTGGTGTTCGCGGCCACGGTGCTGCTGCGCCGACGCGGTGGCCATGCCTTGGCCGATGCCAGCATCGACGGCCTGAATGCCGCCTACGCAAACACCGGCTTCATGGGCTTTCCGCTGGCGGCCGCGGTACTGGGCCCGACCGCACTGGCACCGACTCTGGTCGCCACCCTGCTGACGGTCTGCGTGCTGTTCGCCGTGGCCATCATCCTGATCGAAGCGGGCCTGCAGCGGGAACAGCGCCTGCACCATCTGTTGTGGAAGGTCAGCCGATCGCTGGCGCGCAACCCGCTGCTGTTGGCACCGGCGCTGGGCATCGTACCGATGGCAACCGGTCTGGCCGTGCCCGGGCCGGTGGATGCCTTCCTGAAGCTGCTGGGCAGCGCCGCTGCGCCCTGCGCCTTGATCGCGCTGGGCCTGTTCCTGGGTGAGCGCCGCAATGTTGCACCCGGCGCCGCACGCAGCGCATTGGGCCTGGGCGCGGCAAAGCTGCTGCTGCAGCCGCTGCTGGTGTGGGTGCTGGCCACCCGGGTGTTTGCGCTGCCCACCCCGCTGGTACATGCCGCGGTGTTGCTGGCCGCGCTTCCCACCGGCACCGGGCCGTTCATGCTGGCCGAATTCCATCGGCGCGAGGCCGCGACGACCGCGGCGACGGTGCTGGGGACGACCGTGCTGTCACTGCTGAGCGTGACCGCGTATCTGGCGCTGATCCGGTAG